The stretch of DNA CCATGCGCAACGGATTGAAGTGCGCTTCTCTGCGGGGATTGCTCAACTACGTAACGATGAAAATGGCCGTGCCATGGTGCTACGCGCCGATGAAGCGCTGTACCGTGCAAAAAACAGTGGCCGGGGTAAAACCGAAATGGCCGATTGAGCGCGGTCAATCGTCGCAAGTCAAACCCAGCCAAAGTGCTGGGTTTTTTCATGTGGATCAGTTGAGCAAGGCCAGATAGCCATTGCGGATGACGATAAAGGCAAAATAGATATACAGCAGCGCCGAGACAATATGGCAGCCCTGTTTAAAACGTGTGCCCATCGTTTGGCCACCGTGATGTGCGCCCAATGCGATAAACAATGTCCACGCCACGCCGCCAGCGAAAAAACCGATCAGGAAATCAACTGTGCTGAGCCAACTGCCATCGGTGGCTTGTGCAATCAGTGTGCCGCCAACGGCAGCAAACCACAAAATCGAAGTTGGCGAGGCCATTGCCAGCGTTAAGCCGCGACCAAATAAATGCCGGCGGCTGGGGAGCGCGGGGTGAGTGGTTTCGGTTTGGGTCGCATCACGCAGCGCTTCGCGCGCCATTTTGAACGCCAGCCACAGCAATAGTGAGCCGCCACCGAGCCAGGTTAGCCATTGTACCCAGACAAACTGCAGCAAAAAGCTCATGCCAGCAATCGCGAGCAGCGCGTAAAACAAATCGCCAAAACATGAGCCAAGGCCCATCCACAAACCCGCTTTGCGGCCATATTTGAGTGTTACGTCAATAATTGCCACATTCACAATGCCAATATCAAGGCATAGTGAAATTGACAATAAAAAACCAGTCAGCATTGTATCCATCTGCATAGCTTACAGATTTTGGCGGACTGGCCATATTAGGGATTTGGCTAGTTATGATGGGTATGTGGTCTTGGCTATTTATTAGTAATGGCTACAGATGTATACCCTTAGTTACGCCAGAACGCGCTGGTAAATAAGATCAGCACCGAAAAAATTTCCAAACGACCAAGTAACATGGTGAAACTGCATACCCAAGTTTGGAAGTCGGTCAGTACGCCATAATTACTGGCGGGGCCAACGACACCCAAGCCTGGGCCTGCATTGTTGATGCAAGCGATAATGGCCGAAAAACTGCTGAGAAAATCTAGCCCCGATAGTAGCAGCACGAAGGTCAGCCCGACGATGCTGGCAAAATAGATAAACACAAAGCCCATTACCGAGAACAGCACCGAGTTGGGCACAATCTGCCCATTGACGCGCAGTGGATGTACGCCTTGTGGATGCAGCAAGCTCGACATTTGACGTGTTACTTCTCGCACCTGAATGATGGTGCGAATCATCTTAATCCCGCCGCCCGTCGAGCCAGCGCAGGCAGTGATACATGAGAGGAACAGCATCACCAGTGGGACAAAAATAGGCCATTGGGCAAAATCGACGCTAGCAAAGCCGCTATCAGTCGCTAAAGACACCAGATTAAATGCCACATGACGTACAGCTGTTAAATAGGCGGGGTAGGTGTTTTGCCAGTACAAATAGCCCGCGCAGGCCAAGATGCTGGTTATTAGCAGCAGCAGCATGGCTTTGAACTCACTGTCCTTCAGGTAAACCGACAATTTACGACCTGACAGCGCAAAATAATGGGTGGCAAAATTGGTGGCGGCCAGCACCATAAATACAATCAGAATGCCTTCGACAACGGGCGAATTAAAGTACCCTACGCTGGCATCGTGCGTAGAAAAGCCGCCCAGACACATGGCGGCAAAGGCATGACATACCGCATCTAGCCAGCTCACGCCGCCCAGATATTTCAGCAGTAGAGTGCAGACCAGAGTAAGCCCTGCGTAGATTAGCCATAAATTGCGTGCTGTTTCATGGATGCGCGGAGTGAGTTTGCTATCTTTAATCGGGCCAGGTGTTTCAGCTTTGAATAACTGCATACCCCCTACACCTAATAGCGGCAAAATGGCTACAGCCAATACGATGATACCCATACCCCCTAGCCAGTTCAGCAGGTGTCGCCATAGATTAATCGAGGGTGGTAAGTGATCTAGCCCAGTGAATACCGTGGCACCGGTAGTGGTCAGCGCCGACATGGTTTCAAAGTAGGCATCGGTAAAACTGGTTTGCGGGTTAAACAGCAGCAGGGGGACTGCGGCAACGGCGGGTAGCAAGCTCCAGACCCCAACGACCAATACGAAACCATCACGCGAGCGCATTTCACGCTTGTATTTGTGGGTGAGTGCAATCGTGCTCAGGCTGACGATCAGCAAGCCAGTTAACGCGTCAACAAATGGCCACAAACCCGCGTCGTTATTGAACCAGGCTACGCCAATCGGCACGATGATAGAGAGCGAGAACAGGGCTGATACACGGGCCAGTACATTGACCGTGGGCAGCAGGCGTTGTGACAGCGTCATTAGAAGAACCCGATTTTCACAGCAAACAATTGCTCGATTTCACGAATGTGGCGCTTGTTATCAATAAAAACGATGACGTGGTCTTCATTTTCAATCACGGTGTCGTGGTGCGCCATGATCACTTTTTCACCGCGAATCAGCGCAGCCAGATTGGCGCCTTGCGGGAGCTTGATTTCTTCGACCTTGCGACCGACAACGCGGGAGTTACTTCTATCTCCATGCGCAATTAACTCGATGGCTTCGGCCTCGCCACGGCGTAGGCTATGTACGGCCACAATATCGCCTTGGCGCACATGAGCCAGCAATGCCCCGATGGTAGCTTGCGCTGGTGAAATGGCGACATCGATTTTGCCGCCTTGCAGTAGGTCTACGTATCGTGAGCGATTGATAATCGCGACCACTTTACGTGCGCCCATTTGTTTGGCCAGCAAGGACGACATAATGTTGTCTTCATCGTCGGACGTTAGCGCCAAAAATAAATCACAGCGATCAACCTGCTCATTGTCGAGCAAGT from Chitinibacter fontanus encodes:
- a CDS encoding LysE family translocator encodes the protein MDTMLTGFLLSISLCLDIGIVNVAIIDVTLKYGRKAGLWMGLGSCFGDLFYALLAIAGMSFLLQFVWVQWLTWLGGGSLLLWLAFKMAREALRDATQTETTHPALPSRRHLFGRGLTLAMASPTSILWFAAVGGTLIAQATDGSWLSTVDFLIGFFAGGVAWTLFIALGAHHGGQTMGTRFKQGCHIVSALLYIYFAFIVIRNGYLALLN
- a CDS encoding TrkH family potassium uptake protein; this encodes MTLSQRLLPTVNVLARVSALFSLSIIVPIGVAWFNNDAGLWPFVDALTGLLIVSLSTIALTHKYKREMRSRDGFVLVVGVWSLLPAVAAVPLLLFNPQTSFTDAYFETMSALTTTGATVFTGLDHLPPSINLWRHLLNWLGGMGIIVLAVAILPLLGVGGMQLFKAETPGPIKDSKLTPRIHETARNLWLIYAGLTLVCTLLLKYLGGVSWLDAVCHAFAAMCLGGFSTHDASVGYFNSPVVEGILIVFMVLAATNFATHYFALSGRKLSVYLKDSEFKAMLLLLITSILACAGYLYWQNTYPAYLTAVRHVAFNLVSLATDSGFASVDFAQWPIFVPLVMLFLSCITACAGSTGGGIKMIRTIIQVREVTRQMSSLLHPQGVHPLRVNGQIVPNSVLFSVMGFVFIYFASIVGLTFVLLLSGLDFLSSFSAIIACINNAGPGLGVVGPASNYGVLTDFQTWVCSFTMLLGRLEIFSVLILFTSAFWRN